A genomic region of Cannabis sativa cultivar Pink pepper isolate KNU-18-1 chromosome 1, ASM2916894v1, whole genome shotgun sequence contains the following coding sequences:
- the LOC115707046 gene encoding phragmoplastin interacting protein 1, with product MVLSNKKLKQRLRAELAESLAASVAKSDSNNDASSANPNGDSHLQQPKPKPQPLKVLLDSATQRQRLSKREKRRKTLSLQGPKAVHCDGSEENISKGGGGGEENGIKEAGLDGLGDKKKKEKKRKRETNVDEKDGVLVSEENGVDKSTEKKSNKKKKKNKYKKKNNNKAKVKDEEENEKEKEKEKEDEKMVMETNTNLLNDSQINGNVTTKVYVGGIPFYSTEDDIRSYFEACGTITEIDCMTFPESGKFRGIAIISFKTEAAAKRALALDGADMGGLFLTIQPYKTNRTNKSSNFAPQYVEGYRRIYVGNLSWDITEDKLRNFFSDCKISSVRFGMDKETSEFRGYAHVDFVDNLSLTLALKLDQKHVCGRPVKISCAVPLKKAAGTEFSRPIPTSTEITTSRTVSATTETTASRPVPTTTETTDLNTVVPAVGTGKMKRRTCYECGEKGHISSECPMKQAAVSTTTETSDLRPVPTTTETIDSRPVLTTTETIDWNNVVPAVGTGKLKRRTCYECGEKGHISSDCPKKQAAVSTTTETSDSRPVSTTTETTDSRPVLTTTETNDWNNVVPAVSTGKMKRRTCYECGEKGHISSDCPKKQATTD from the exons ATGGTTTTATCGAACAAGAAGCTGAAGCAACGTCTCAGAGCAGAGTTGGCCGAGTCTTTAGCTGCATCTGTAGCCAAATCAGATTCCAACAACGATGCCTCCTCCGCAAATCCAAACGGGGATAGTCATTTGCAGCAGCCTAAGCCTAAGCCTCAGCCTCTAAAAGTTCTTTTGGACTCGGCAACTCAAAGGCAGAGATTGTCCAAACGTGAAAAGCGCAGAAAAACCCTATCTTTACAAGGTCCCAAGGCGGTACACTGTGATGGTTCTGAAGAGAATATCAGtaaaggaggaggaggaggagaagAAAATGGAATTAAGGAAGCTGGATTAGACGGTTTAGGggataagaagaagaaggagaagaaaagaaagagagaaactaATGTAGACGAGAAAGATGGAGTTTTGGTGTCAGAGGAAAATGGGGTCGATAAATCGACTGAGAAGAAGAGcaataagaagaaaaagaagaataagtataagaagaagaataataacAAGGCCAAAGTTAAGGATGAGGAAGAGaatgagaaagagaaagagaaagagaaagaggacGAGAAAATGGTAATGGAAACGAATACGAATCTTCTGAATGATAG tcaAATAAATGGAAATGTTACTACAAAGGTTTATGTTGGAGGAATTCCTTTCTACTCAACTGAGGATGACATTCGAAGTTATTTTGAAGCCTGCGGCACAATAACCGAAATTGATTGTATGACATTTCCAGAGAGTGGAAAGTTTAGAGGAATCGCCATTATCAGCTTTAAG ACAGAAGCTGCAGCTAAACGAGCCTTGGCTCTTGATGGAGCCGACAT GGGTGGACTCTTCTTGACCATCCAGCCATACAAAACAAATCGAACCAACAAATCATCAAATTTTGCTCCACAATATGTAGAGGGTTACAGAAGAATCTATGTTGGCAATTTGTCATGGGACATCACTGAGGACAAACTAAGGAATTTTTTCTCAGACTGCAAAATATCATCTGTACGATTTGGTATGGACAAGGAAACAAGTGAATTTCGAGGTTATGCTCATGTGGATTTCGTAGACAATCTTTCTTTGACATTGGCACTAAAATTGGATCAGAAGCACGTTTGTGGAAGACCCGTGAAGATAAGTTGTGCAGTCCCCTTGAAGAAAGCAGCAGGGACGGAGTTCTCAAGACCCATTCCTACATCTACAGAGATTACTACATCAAGAACTGTTTCGGCAACAACAGAAACTACTGCTTCAAGACCTGTTCCGACAACCACAGAAACTACTGATTTGAATACTGTAGTGCCTGCTGTTGGTACTGGTAAGATGAAGAGAAGGACATGTTATGAATGTGGTGAGAAGGGTCATATTTCTTCTGAGTGCCCAATGAAGCAAGCAGCTGTTTCAACAACTACAGAAACTAGTGATTTAAGACCTGTTCCGACTACCACAGAAACTATTGATTCAAGACCTGTTCTGACAACCACGGAAACTATTGATTGGAATAATGTAGTGCCTGCTGTTGGTACTGGTAAGTTGAAGAGAAGGACATGTTATGAATGTGGTGAGAAGGGTCACATCTCTTCCGACTGTCCAAAGAAGCAAGCAGCTGTTTCGACAACTACAGAAACTAGTGATTCAAGACCTGTTTCGACAACCACAGAAACTACTGATTCAAGACCTGTTCTGACAACCACTGAAACTAATGATTGGAATAATGTAGTGCCTGCTGTTAGTACTGGCAAGATGAAGAGAAGGACATGTTATGAATGTGGTGAGAAGGGCCATATTTCTTCTGACTGTCCAAAGAAGCAAGCCACTACAGATTAA